In Plasmodium chabaudi chabaudi strain AS genome assembly, chromosome: 10, a single genomic region encodes these proteins:
- a CDS encoding haloacid dehalogenase-like hydrolase, putative — protein MNPKLIQISLSLLLMCLCNAHDNGKKNKNEARITKSNRLASELENDEVGVEVHDDQPFYKDQPIYKEQPIYKEQPVYEDQSNYEDQPGYDDQSLYEGQQNHEVLAVRDKNGKPVDKNNLKNNIKIVFIDLDGTLLNDRHKASKLNIESLAKAQNKGIKIAISTGRPMFSANGVIGEDAKKNNLSLMPGIYLNGCVTYGPNGENIIDNYMDEKLVMDIYNFSKENNLLRRMIWYSSEKAYAFEINEYIYEYLAVEPIMPDIIDEETLKKTKIYQILIRLDKENLSSVIKMYQDKFSDRISVANSFKTYMELFHPNTNKFEGVKALCKHFDISLNDALAIGDGDNDIEMLQGVETSISVQNAPSEIKECAKYVAPSNNDDAVHHALRTFCGI, from the exons ATGAATCCCaaattaatacaaataagtTTATCTCTTCTTTTAATGTGCTTATGCAACGCACACGATAACGGG aaaaaaaataaaaatgaagcTAGGATTACAAAATCGAATCGATTGGCATCAGAACTCGAAAACGATGAAGTAGGAGTAGAAGTACATGACGACCAACCATTTTATAAAGACCAACCAATTTATAAAGAGCAACCAATTTATAAAGAGCAACCAGTTTATGAGGATCAATCAAATTATGAAGACCAACCAGGTTATGACGATCAATCACTTTATGAAGGGCAACAAAATCATGAAGTGCTCGCCGTAAGAGATAAAAATGGGAAGCCCGtcgataaaaataatttaaaaaataatataaaaatcgtTTTTATCGATTTAGATGGaacattattaaatgatCGACATAAAGCATCCAAATTAAATATCGAAAGTTTAGCAAAGGCACAAAATaaaggaataaaaatagctatTTCTACTGGTCGTCCAATGTTTTCAGCTAATGGTGTAATAGGAGAAGatgctaaaaaaaataatttaagttTAATGCCaggaatatatttaaacgGCTGTGTCACTTATGGACCTAATGGTGAGAACATAattgataattatatggatgaaaaattagtgatggatatatataatttttcaaaggAAAACAATTTACTTAGACGTATGATTTGGTATAGTTCAGAAAAAGCATATGCATTTGaaattaatgaatatatttatgaatatcTGGCTGTTGAACCTATAATGCCTGATATTATTGATGAagaaacattaaaaaagacaaaaatataCCAAATTTTGATTAGATTAGATAAAGAAAACTTATCAagtgtaataaaaatgtatcaAGACAAATTTTCGGATCGAATTTCTGTAGCGAATTcatttaaaacatatatggAATTGTTTCATcctaatacaaataaatttgaagGCGTAAAAGCATTATGCAAGCATTTCGATATAAGTTTAAATGATGCATTAGCTATAGGAGATGGGGACAACGATATTGAGATGTTACAAGGCGTGGAAACTTCAATATCAGTACAGAATGCTCCTAGTGAAATAAAGGAATGCGCAAAATATGTAGCTCCATCAAACAATGATGATGCGGTACATCATGCATTACGAACATTTTGTggcatttaa